A single Cottoperca gobio chromosome 7, fCotGob3.1, whole genome shotgun sequence DNA region contains:
- the LOC115010442 gene encoding solute carrier family 35 member E2A isoform X2: MPDCRQSARHPLWLLLSPFRTHQDRVVLARSESLQGEQVLKITVTETTVIEEESGVWNWRSLTYLGLWYFFSFCTLFLNKYILSLLQGEPSMLGAVQMLSTTAIGFLKMFVPCCLYQHQSRTEYPPNFIMIMLFVGLMRFTTVVLGLVSLKNVAVSFAETVKSSAPIFTVIMSRLILGEYTGMWVNLSLFPIMAGLALCTATELSFNMIGFSAALSTNIMDCLQNVFSKKLLSGDTYKFSPPELQFYTSAAAVIMLIPAWLFFLDIPVIGKSGRSFIFSQDIVLLLLFDGGLFHLQSVTAYALMGRISPVTFSVASTVKHALLVWLSIIVFSNHINIFSAIGTVLVFFGVFLYTKARQSQRKTLQAFAAKHSQKPLLQDQNNKAPHAH; this comes from the exons ATGCCGGACTGCAGGCAGAGTGCGAGGCATCCGCTGTGGCTCCTCCTGTCACCGTTCCGCACCCACCAGGACCGGGTGGTGCTGGCCCGCAGTGAGAGCCTTCAAGGGGAGCAGGTGCTGAAGATCACAGTCACAGAGACTACGGTGATCGAGGAGGAGTCAGGGGTCTGGAACTGGCGCTCCCTGACCTACCTGGGCCTCTGGTACTTCTTCAGCTTCTGCACCCTTTTCCTCAACAAGTACATCCTGTCACTGCTGCAGGGGGAGCCCAGCATGCTGG GTGCTGTTCAGATGCTCTCCACCACCGCTATAGGCTTCCTAAAGATGTTTGTGCCCTGTTGCCTGTACCAACACCAGTCTAGAACCGAGTACCCCCCCAACTTCATCATGATCATGCTGTTTGTTGGACTCATGAG GTTCACCACAGTGGTTCTGGGCTTGGTGAGCCTGAAGAATGTGGCGGTGTCTTTTGCAGAGACAGTGAAGAGCTCGGCACCCATCTTCACTGTCATCATGTCCAGGCTGATCCTCGGAGAGTACACAG GGATGTGGGTGAACCTGTCCCTGTTCCCCATCATGGCCGGCCTGGCCCTCTGCACAGCCACGGAGCTTAGCTTCAACATGATCGGCTTCTCCGCCGCTCTCTCCACCAACATCATGGACTG TTTGCAGAACGTATTCTCCAAAAAACTGCTAAGTGGAGACACGTACAAGTTCAG CCCTCCAGAGCTGCAGTTCTACACCAGTGCAGCAGCAGTCATCATGCTTATACCTGCCTGGCTCTTCTTCTTG GACATCCCAGTGATCGGGAAGAGTGGGCGAAGCTTCATCTTCAGTCAGGACATTGTCCTGTTGCTGCTCTTCGACGGCGGCCTGTTCCACCTGCAGAGTGTCACCGCCTATGCTCTCATGGGCCGGATTTCACCTGTTACATTCAG TGTTGCCAGTACTGTCAAACACGCCCTGTTGGTTTGGCTGAGCATCATCGTGTTCAGCAACCACATCAACATCTTCAGCGCCATCGGCACCGTCCTCGTGTTCTTTGGGGTCTTCTTGTACACCAAGGCCAGGCAGAGCCAGAGGAAAACCTTACAGGCCTTTGCTGCCAAGCATAGCCAAAAACCACTTCTGCAGGACCAGAACAACAAAGCCCCTCATGCACACTGA
- the LOC115010443 gene encoding uncharacterized protein LOC115010443 isoform X1 encodes MAETSPLLGNQISGQPPEDPDLLSANLRPRHQQLIPTPCGPRKPWSELSWLLKLYYCFTVASLLALLGLALSSILKQRMDTDVTDEDNFTVSLIQFVGISFCIYYISRGVLQENKQELVVFVLSVLLLMVRSVVNYLVLESKSKQELLARFVCIMCLGIIHVFCTTMLIKRRNMMAFRVGGALDSLQEQYFLLNLCFSMVTFDLQAQLCLCILITTSDSAMSAPNIIILGVGVVWACLTATVGAVAVLKEAKVLVWVFMVQNLPQLAFFVYLMYEVGMKWFQDSTYSTYTLEAAAVTGALISLAIKGVLFWGLIRLVHSFGQGLRERMFADSKC; translated from the exons ATGGCCGAGACAAG TCCTTTGTTGGGCAACCAGATTTCTGGGCAACCACCGGAGGACCCAGACCTTCTGTCTGCAAACCTGAGGCCGAGGCACCAGCAGCTGATCCCGACACCATGTGGACCG AGGAAGCCCTGGTCGGAGCTATCGTGGCTGCTCAAGCTCTACTACTGCTTCACCGTAGCGTCTCTGCTGGCGCTGCTCGGCCTCGCCCTGTCCAGCATCCTCAAGCAGCGCATGGACACGGATGTGACTGATGAGGACAACTTCACTGTGTCTCTCATCCAGTTTGTTGGAATAT CGTTCTGCATCTACTACATCAGCCGGGGAGTGTTGCAGGAGAACAAGCAGGAGCTGGTGGTGTTTGTGCTCAGCGTGTTGTTGCTGATGGTTCGATCGGTGGTCAACTACTTGGTGCTGGAGTCAAAGAGCAAGCAGGAGCTGCTG GCTCGTTTTGTGTGCATCATGTGTCTGGGCATAATCCACGTCTTCTGCACCACGATGCTCATCAAGAGGCGCAACATGATGGCGTTCCGTGTGGGCGGCGCCTTGGATTCTCTCCAGGAGCAATACTTCCTGCTCAACCTGTGTTTCTCcatggtgacctttgaccttcaggCTCAG ttgtgtctctgtatccTCATCACAACATCGGACTCGGCCATGTCTGCTCCCAACATCATCATCCTGGGAGTCGGAGTGGTGTGGGCCTGCCTGACAGCCACTGTCGGAGCTGTTGCG gtttTAAAGGAAGCCAAGGTGTTAGTGTGGGTCTTCATGGTGCAGAACCTTCCTCAACTAGCCTTCTTTGTTTATCTGATGTACGAG GTGGGAATGAAATGGTTCCAGGACAGCACGTACAGCACGTACACCCTGGAGGCTGCTGCCGTCACAGGAGCTTTGATTTCACTGGCGATTAAAGGAGTTTTATTCTGGGGCCTCATCAGATTGGTGCACAGCTTTGGCCAAGGcctgagagagagga TGTTTGCAGACAGCAAGTGTTAA
- the LOC115010443 gene encoding uncharacterized protein LOC115010443 isoform X2, with product MAETSPLLGNQISGQPPEDPDLLSANLRPRHQQLIPTPCGPRKPWSELSWLLKLYYCFTVASLLALLGLALSSILKQRMDTDVTDEDNFTVSLIQFVGISFCIYYISRGVLQENKQELVVFVLSVLLLMVRSVVNYLVLESKSKQELLARFVCIMCLGIIHVFCTTMLIKRRNMMAFRVGGALDSLQEQYFLLNLCFSMVTFDLQAQLCLCILITTSDSAMSAPNIIILGVGVVWACLTATVGAVAVLKEAKVLVWVFMVQNLPQLAFFVYLMWE from the exons ATGGCCGAGACAAG TCCTTTGTTGGGCAACCAGATTTCTGGGCAACCACCGGAGGACCCAGACCTTCTGTCTGCAAACCTGAGGCCGAGGCACCAGCAGCTGATCCCGACACCATGTGGACCG AGGAAGCCCTGGTCGGAGCTATCGTGGCTGCTCAAGCTCTACTACTGCTTCACCGTAGCGTCTCTGCTGGCGCTGCTCGGCCTCGCCCTGTCCAGCATCCTCAAGCAGCGCATGGACACGGATGTGACTGATGAGGACAACTTCACTGTGTCTCTCATCCAGTTTGTTGGAATAT CGTTCTGCATCTACTACATCAGCCGGGGAGTGTTGCAGGAGAACAAGCAGGAGCTGGTGGTGTTTGTGCTCAGCGTGTTGTTGCTGATGGTTCGATCGGTGGTCAACTACTTGGTGCTGGAGTCAAAGAGCAAGCAGGAGCTGCTG GCTCGTTTTGTGTGCATCATGTGTCTGGGCATAATCCACGTCTTCTGCACCACGATGCTCATCAAGAGGCGCAACATGATGGCGTTCCGTGTGGGCGGCGCCTTGGATTCTCTCCAGGAGCAATACTTCCTGCTCAACCTGTGTTTCTCcatggtgacctttgaccttcaggCTCAG ttgtgtctctgtatccTCATCACAACATCGGACTCGGCCATGTCTGCTCCCAACATCATCATCCTGGGAGTCGGAGTGGTGTGGGCCTGCCTGACAGCCACTGTCGGAGCTGTTGCG gtttTAAAGGAAGCCAAGGTGTTAGTGTGGGTCTTCATGGTGCAGAACCTTCCTCAACTAGCCTTCTTTGTTTATCTGAT GTGGGAATGA
- the nadka gene encoding NAD kinase isoform X1, whose amino-acid sequence MDDGEEVRVEAAPYCCSTCDGGEVAGRSLAGHNRKTRSLSTSSASSSSDHSRRNQSLHGPSPVTTFGPKACMLQNPHTVMHIQDPASQKLTWNKPPKSVLVIKKIRDASLLQPFKELCMFLTEVKDMIVYVEKKVLEDPAITDDENFGAITKKFCTFRDDLDDISNRVDFIICLGGDGTLLYASSLFQESVPPVMAFHLGSLGFLTPFKFDSYQSQVNQIIEGNAAIVLRSRLKVRVLKENREKKSRVDEKGIILTNGDMESSRKSSQYQVLNEVVVDRGPSSYLSNVDLFLDGHLITTVQGDGVIVSTPTGSTAYAVAAGASMIHPNVPAIMITPICPHSLSFRPIVVPAGVELKIMLSRDARNTAWVSFDGRKRQEICHGDSITITTSCFPVPSICFRDPVNDWFESLAQCLHWNVRKKQNYLSSEDEEF is encoded by the exons ATGGACGATGGAGAGGAGGTGCGAGTGGAAGCTGCCCCATACTGCTGCTCCACCTGTGACGGAGGGGAGGTCGCTGGACGCAGCCTGGCTGGACACAACAGGAAGACCCGCAGCCTGAGCACATCCTCAGCCAGCAGCTCCTCTGACCACAGCAG GAGGAATCAGTCGCTTCATGGACCGAGCCCTGTGACCACGTTCGGCCCGAAGGCATGCATGCTCCAGAAtccacacacagtaat gcACATTCAGGACCCCGCCAGTCAGAAGCTGACGTGGAACAAGCCACCAAAAAGTGTCCTTGTCATCAAGAAGATACGAGATGCCAGTCTGCTTCAGCCTTTCAAAGAGCTCTGCATGTTCCTCACCGAG gtgAAGGACATGATTGTTTATGTGGAAAAGAAAGTTCTGGAGGATCCGGCCATCACAGATGATGAAAACTTTGGGGCCATTACTAAGAAATTCTGCACTTTCAGAGACG ATCTGGATGATATCTCTAATCGCGTAGACTTCATCATATGTCTTGGTGGAGATGGAACTTTGCTGTATGCATCTTCGCTCTTCCAG GAGAGCGTTCCACCAGTTATGGCCTTCCACCTGGGCTCCCTGGGTTTCCTGACACCTTTCAAATTTGACAGCTACCAGTCTCAGGTCAACCAAATAATTGAAG GTAATGCTGCTATTGTCCTACGAAGTCGCTTGAAAGTCCGGGTGCTTAAAGAGAACCGGGAGAAGAAGTCCAGAGTGGACGAAAAGGGCATCATCCTGACTAATGGGGACATGGAAAGCAGCCGGAAATCCTCACAGTATCAG GTGCTGAACGAGGTGGTGGTGGACAGAGGCCCCTCCTCCTATCTCTCCAACGTCGACCTCTTCCTGGACGGACACCTCATTACCACAGTGCAGGGAGACG GTGTGATCGTATCTACACCTACAGGAAGTACAGCGTATGCAGTGGCAGCAGGAGCGTCCATGATCCATCCCAACGTCCCAGCCATCATGATCACCCCCATCTGCCCACACTCGCTGTCCTTCAGACCCATCGTGGTGCCTGCCGGGGTGGAGCTCAAG ATAATGTTGTCACGTGACGCCAGAAACACAGCCTGGGTGTCAtttgatggaaggaagagacaggAGATCTGCCACGGAGACAG TATTACCATCACCACTTCATGCTTCCCCGTTCCCTCCATCTGTTTCCGGGACCCGGTTAATGACTGGTTCGAGAGCCTGGCCCAGTGTTTACACTGGAACGTGAGGAAGAAGCAGAACTACCTCAGCTCAGAGGACGAAGAGTTCTGA
- the nadka gene encoding NAD kinase isoform X2, which translates to MYISMKFNQSVRQDTAGNKSENQVWKWHIQDPASQKLTWNKPPKSVLVIKKIRDASLLQPFKELCMFLTEVKDMIVYVEKKVLEDPAITDDENFGAITKKFCTFRDDLDDISNRVDFIICLGGDGTLLYASSLFQESVPPVMAFHLGSLGFLTPFKFDSYQSQVNQIIEGNAAIVLRSRLKVRVLKENREKKSRVDEKGIILTNGDMESSRKSSQYQVLNEVVVDRGPSSYLSNVDLFLDGHLITTVQGDGVIVSTPTGSTAYAVAAGASMIHPNVPAIMITPICPHSLSFRPIVVPAGVELKIMLSRDARNTAWVSFDGRKRQEICHGDSITITTSCFPVPSICFRDPVNDWFESLAQCLHWNVRKKQNYLSSEDEEF; encoded by the exons ATGTATATATCCATGAAGTTCAACCAGAGCGTACGGCAGGACACTGCCGGGAACAAAAGCGAGAACCAAGTGTGGAAATG gcACATTCAGGACCCCGCCAGTCAGAAGCTGACGTGGAACAAGCCACCAAAAAGTGTCCTTGTCATCAAGAAGATACGAGATGCCAGTCTGCTTCAGCCTTTCAAAGAGCTCTGCATGTTCCTCACCGAG gtgAAGGACATGATTGTTTATGTGGAAAAGAAAGTTCTGGAGGATCCGGCCATCACAGATGATGAAAACTTTGGGGCCATTACTAAGAAATTCTGCACTTTCAGAGACG ATCTGGATGATATCTCTAATCGCGTAGACTTCATCATATGTCTTGGTGGAGATGGAACTTTGCTGTATGCATCTTCGCTCTTCCAG GAGAGCGTTCCACCAGTTATGGCCTTCCACCTGGGCTCCCTGGGTTTCCTGACACCTTTCAAATTTGACAGCTACCAGTCTCAGGTCAACCAAATAATTGAAG GTAATGCTGCTATTGTCCTACGAAGTCGCTTGAAAGTCCGGGTGCTTAAAGAGAACCGGGAGAAGAAGTCCAGAGTGGACGAAAAGGGCATCATCCTGACTAATGGGGACATGGAAAGCAGCCGGAAATCCTCACAGTATCAG GTGCTGAACGAGGTGGTGGTGGACAGAGGCCCCTCCTCCTATCTCTCCAACGTCGACCTCTTCCTGGACGGACACCTCATTACCACAGTGCAGGGAGACG GTGTGATCGTATCTACACCTACAGGAAGTACAGCGTATGCAGTGGCAGCAGGAGCGTCCATGATCCATCCCAACGTCCCAGCCATCATGATCACCCCCATCTGCCCACACTCGCTGTCCTTCAGACCCATCGTGGTGCCTGCCGGGGTGGAGCTCAAG ATAATGTTGTCACGTGACGCCAGAAACACAGCCTGGGTGTCAtttgatggaaggaagagacaggAGATCTGCCACGGAGACAG TATTACCATCACCACTTCATGCTTCCCCGTTCCCTCCATCTGTTTCCGGGACCCGGTTAATGACTGGTTCGAGAGCCTGGCCCAGTGTTTACACTGGAACGTGAGGAAGAAGCAGAACTACCTCAGCTCAGAGGACGAAGAGTTCTGA
- the LOC115010442 gene encoding solute carrier family 35 member E2A isoform X1 — MPDCRQSARHPLWLLLSPFRTHQDRVVLARSESLQGEQVLKITVTETTVIEEESGVWNWRSLTYLGLWYFFSFCTLFLNKYILSLLQGEPSMLGAVQMLSTTAIGFLKMFVPCCLYQHQSRTEYPPNFIMIMLFVGLMSPVLASSFSPFVRFTTVVLGLVSLKNVAVSFAETVKSSAPIFTVIMSRLILGEYTGMWVNLSLFPIMAGLALCTATELSFNMIGFSAALSTNIMDCLQNVFSKKLLSGDTYKFSPPELQFYTSAAAVIMLIPAWLFFLDIPVIGKSGRSFIFSQDIVLLLLFDGGLFHLQSVTAYALMGRISPVTFSVASTVKHALLVWLSIIVFSNHINIFSAIGTVLVFFGVFLYTKARQSQRKTLQAFAAKHSQKPLLQDQNNKAPHAH, encoded by the exons ATGCCGGACTGCAGGCAGAGTGCGAGGCATCCGCTGTGGCTCCTCCTGTCACCGTTCCGCACCCACCAGGACCGGGTGGTGCTGGCCCGCAGTGAGAGCCTTCAAGGGGAGCAGGTGCTGAAGATCACAGTCACAGAGACTACGGTGATCGAGGAGGAGTCAGGGGTCTGGAACTGGCGCTCCCTGACCTACCTGGGCCTCTGGTACTTCTTCAGCTTCTGCACCCTTTTCCTCAACAAGTACATCCTGTCACTGCTGCAGGGGGAGCCCAGCATGCTGG GTGCTGTTCAGATGCTCTCCACCACCGCTATAGGCTTCCTAAAGATGTTTGTGCCCTGTTGCCTGTACCAACACCAGTCTAGAACCGAGTACCCCCCCAACTTCATCATGATCATGCTGTTTGTTGGACTCATGAG TCCAGTATTGGCATCATCATTTTCTCCATTTGTCAGGTTCACCACAGTGGTTCTGGGCTTGGTGAGCCTGAAGAATGTGGCGGTGTCTTTTGCAGAGACAGTGAAGAGCTCGGCACCCATCTTCACTGTCATCATGTCCAGGCTGATCCTCGGAGAGTACACAG GGATGTGGGTGAACCTGTCCCTGTTCCCCATCATGGCCGGCCTGGCCCTCTGCACAGCCACGGAGCTTAGCTTCAACATGATCGGCTTCTCCGCCGCTCTCTCCACCAACATCATGGACTG TTTGCAGAACGTATTCTCCAAAAAACTGCTAAGTGGAGACACGTACAAGTTCAG CCCTCCAGAGCTGCAGTTCTACACCAGTGCAGCAGCAGTCATCATGCTTATACCTGCCTGGCTCTTCTTCTTG GACATCCCAGTGATCGGGAAGAGTGGGCGAAGCTTCATCTTCAGTCAGGACATTGTCCTGTTGCTGCTCTTCGACGGCGGCCTGTTCCACCTGCAGAGTGTCACCGCCTATGCTCTCATGGGCCGGATTTCACCTGTTACATTCAG TGTTGCCAGTACTGTCAAACACGCCCTGTTGGTTTGGCTGAGCATCATCGTGTTCAGCAACCACATCAACATCTTCAGCGCCATCGGCACCGTCCTCGTGTTCTTTGGGGTCTTCTTGTACACCAAGGCCAGGCAGAGCCAGAGGAAAACCTTACAGGCCTTTGCTGCCAAGCATAGCCAAAAACCACTTCTGCAGGACCAGAACAACAAAGCCCCTCATGCACACTGA